The DNA sequence GTGCCGGCCGCGACGGCCGCGTGGAAGGGCGGCAGGTCGCGGGCCCGGAGCGTCGGCAGGTCGACGCCCACCCGGGGCATGTCGTCGTGGGAGTCGACGGAGGTGTCGCCGTGGCCGGGGAAGTGCTTGGTGCAGGCGGCCACGCCCGCCGCCTGGAGGCCGTCGACGTAGGCGGCGGTGTGCCGGGCGACGAGTTCCGGGTCGGCGCCGAAGGACCGTACGCCGATGACGGGGTTGTCGGGGTCGGAGTTGACGTCGGCGGAGGGCGCCCAGTTGAGGTTGATCCCGCACTCGGCGAGCCGGCGGCCCAGTTCGCGGGCGACGGCCCGGGTCAGCTCAGGGTCGTCGACCGCGCCGAGCGCGAGGTTGCCGGGGAAGGAGGAGCCGGTGCGGACCTCCAGGCGGGTGACGTCCCCGCCCTCCTCGTCGATGGCGACGAGCACGTCGTCGCGTTCGGCGCGCAGCCGGGCGGTGAGGGCGGCGAGTTGGTCCGGGGTGACGACGTTGCGGCCGAACAGGCCGACGGCGGCGAGTCCTTCGCCGAGCCGGCGCAGCAGCCAGTCGGGCGGGGTGGTCCCGGTGAAGCCGGGCTGGAGAACGGTGAGCGCGTCTCGGGTCAGCGTGTCCATGGGTGCAGTGCTAGCCCTTCACCGCGCCGGAGGTCAGCCCTCCGACGGCCCTGCGCTGCAGGAAGACGAACAGGATGAGGATGGGGACGGCGAAGAGGGAGGAGGCGGCCATGGTGGCGCCCCAGTCGTCGCCGAAGGTGGTCCGGAAACCGGTGAGCCAGAGCGGCAGCGTCTGCGCGGAGGGGTCCTTGCTCAGGATGAGCACGTAGGGGAACTCGTTCCACACGGTGATGAAGCCGAACAGGGAGGTGGCCATCAGGCCGGGTGCCAGCAGCGGGAAGATCACCCGGCGGAACGCCTGGGCGCGGGTGCAGCCGTCCACCATGGCGGACTCCTCCAGTTCCTTGGGCACGGCGGCGACGTAGCCGCGGAGCGTCAGGACGGTGAAGGGCAGCACCATCAGGGTGTAGATGGCGATGAGCGGTGCCAGGCTGTTCAGCATGTCGGCGTCGCGCACGATCATGTAGTACGCGATGACCATGACCTCCCAGGGCGCCATCTGGGCCATCATCATCACCAGGATGAAGCTCCGGCGGCCCCGGAAACGCATCCGGGCGATGGCGAAGGAGGCCAGCAGCGCGATCGCCAGGGACAGCAGGACGGCGACGCCCGTGATGAGGAACGAGTTGGCGACGAAGGTCCAGAAGCCCTCGGCGTCCACGGCCTTCTCGAAGTGTTCGAGGGTCGGGCTGGTGGGGAACCAGACCGGGGCGTCGCCGACGATGTCCTTGTTGGCCTTGAACGCCGTGGTGAACATCCAGTAGACGGGGAAGACGAGGCCGAGGAACAGGACGACCGCCGTCGCCCCCGGCCAGACCCGGCCGATCAGGGAGCGCTTCACAGCTCGTCCTCCTCTTGCTTGAGCACCAGGCGCAGGTAGTAGGCGGTCAGGACGAGCAGGATGACGATGGTCAGGATGGAGATCGCGGCGCCCATGCCGAAGTGCTGGTTGTTCATGCCCTCGACGAAGGCGTACACCGGCAGGGTCTCGGTGAGGCGGTCCGGGCCGCCCTCGTTGATGACGAAGACCTGGGTGAACGACTTGAAGATCCAGATGACTTCGAGGAACGTCGTGGCGTAGAAGAACGGCTTGAGGAAGGGGAAGGTCACCGAGGTGAACCGCTTCCACACGCCGGCGCCGTCGAGCGCGGCGGCCTCGTAGAGCTCCTTGGGGATCGTGGTCGTCGCCGCGTAGAGGTTGATCGCGACGAAGGGGACGGACTGCCAGACGAGCAGCACGGTGATCACGAAGAAGGTGGAGAACTGCCCGCCGGTCCAGTTGTACTCGGCCATGGAGTGCCAGCCGAGCTGGTCCAGCACGTAGTTGACGACGCCGAACCGCTGGGCGAACAGCCACTGGAAGACCGTGGTGGCCGCGACCACGGGCATGGCCCAGGCCAGCACGAGTCCGAGGGAGAGCAGCAGCCGCATGCGCTTGCCGAGCCGCGCGAGCAGCAGGCCGATCAGACAGCCGACCACCATGACCAGGGTGACGTTGACCGCGGTGAAGACGACGGACCGGAGGGTGACCCGCCAGAAGTCCTCGCTCCCCAGGGTGTCCGCGTAGTTGTCGAAGCCGATCCACTCGGTGGTGCGCCGGATGAGCTGCCGCCGGTTGAGGTTCTGGAGCGACAGCAGGCCGTTCTGCACCATGATCCAACCGAGCAGCAGCACCGTGAAGGCGGCCGCGGGCAGGATCAGCAGATACGGGACCGCACGGCCCGCTCGCCTGGACACCCCCGGAGCCGGCGGCGCGCCGCCCTTGCCGGTCCGGGAGGCGGGCCGGGCCGCCGCCTCTTCGGTCTGCGCTGACATCGTCGTCCGCCTTCTCCCCTGTACAACGGTGGTGCGTGGTGCCGGGCGGGCGGGGCGCCGGCCGGTGTCCGGCCCGCGCCCCGCCCGCCCGCGCGGGTCACTGCTTCTGGCTGAGGCGCTTGTTCATCTCGCCCTCGACCTGCTTGGCCGCGTCCTCGGGCGACTTGCCGTTGAGTACGGCGGTCATGTACGCCTTGATCGGGTTGGGGGCGTTCTCGACCGCCGCCCACTCGGGGATCAGCGGGGTGGTGCCGCCGCCCTTGGCCGCCGGGGCCGCGGCCGCGCCGGCCCCGTTGCCCCCCACCTGCGAGAGCAGCGACTCCTTGTTGGGGATCGAGCCGACCTCCTTGACGAGGGCACCCTCGTTCTTGTCGGACAGCGCGATCTTCAGGAACTCCTCGGCGAGGTCCTTCTTCTTGCTCCGCTCGGCGATCGCGAGGTTGGAGCCGCCGAGGAAGACGCCCTCGGGCTTGTCGGCGGTCTCACCGGGGATGGTGAAGAAGCCGAGGTCCTTCTTGATCTCCGGGTTGGCCTTGACCGCGGTGTCGGCTTCCCAGCCCATGCCGATGAAGGCGCCGGTCTTGCCCTTGGCGAAGACGT is a window from the Streptomyces mobaraensis genome containing:
- a CDS encoding carbohydrate ABC transporter permease; this translates as MKRSLIGRVWPGATAVVLFLGLVFPVYWMFTTAFKANKDIVGDAPVWFPTSPTLEHFEKAVDAEGFWTFVANSFLITGVAVLLSLAIALLASFAIARMRFRGRRSFILVMMMAQMAPWEVMVIAYYMIVRDADMLNSLAPLIAIYTLMVLPFTVLTLRGYVAAVPKELEESAMVDGCTRAQAFRRVIFPLLAPGLMATSLFGFITVWNEFPYVLILSKDPSAQTLPLWLTGFRTTFGDDWGATMAASSLFAVPILILFVFLQRRAVGGLTSGAVKG
- a CDS encoding carbohydrate ABC transporter permease, whose translation is MSAQTEEAAARPASRTGKGGAPPAPGVSRRAGRAVPYLLILPAAAFTVLLLGWIMVQNGLLSLQNLNRRQLIRRTTEWIGFDNYADTLGSEDFWRVTLRSVVFTAVNVTLVMVVGCLIGLLLARLGKRMRLLLSLGLVLAWAMPVVAATTVFQWLFAQRFGVVNYVLDQLGWHSMAEYNWTGGQFSTFFVITVLLVWQSVPFVAINLYAATTTIPKELYEAAALDGAGVWKRFTSVTFPFLKPFFYATTFLEVIWIFKSFTQVFVINEGGPDRLTETLPVYAFVEGMNNQHFGMGAAISILTIVILLVLTAYYLRLVLKQEEDEL